Proteins from one Flavobacterium sp. N2038 genomic window:
- a CDS encoding GNAT family N-acetyltransferase codes for MKLQKATAEDHILLTEITKKSKAYWGYSEEQITEWSNNLTVTEDYIEKNNVFNLVEETKIIGYYSYIIQDNNQVELDNLFILPEYIGRGLGSYLMNDFLERMRNEKIKKIILDSEPNAEQFYQKIGFRKIGEFETSIKNRFMPIMEMNL; via the coding sequence ATGAAGCTCCAAAAAGCCACAGCCGAAGATCATATTCTACTGACAGAAATCACCAAAAAGTCAAAAGCTTACTGGGGATATTCTGAAGAACAAATTACAGAATGGAGTAATAATCTAACTGTAACGGAAGATTATATTGAAAAGAATAATGTTTTTAATTTAGTTGAGGAAACTAAAATCATTGGTTATTATTCCTATATAATACAAGACAATAATCAGGTAGAATTAGATAACTTATTTATCTTGCCCGAATATATAGGAAGAGGATTGGGCAGTTATTTAATGAATGATTTTTTAGAAAGAATGCGAAATGAAAAAATCAAAAAAATAATTTTAGATTCAGAACCCAATGCAGAACAGTTTTACCAAAAAATCGGATTTAGAAAAATCGGAGAGTTTGAGACTTCTATTAAAAATAGATTTATGCCCATTATGGAAATGAATCTTTAA